The Amylolactobacillus amylophilus DSM 20533 = JCM 1125 genome contains a region encoding:
- the whiA gene encoding DNA-binding protein WhiA, with product MASYASSVKKELTVLEVHPEHAKAELSAFLRMNGILSLRNKNLSLDIVTENPAIARRIFSLMKIAYKIEPVLLVSQKMKLKKNNQYLVRLKTRVKEILQDLDIVDEHFAIKTRVPEKIMKDEQRTMSYLRGAFLAAGSVNNPETSRYHLEIYSLYEEHNADIVALMNKFNLNAKATKRRSGYIAYLKGAEKIADFLRVIGAINAMLAFEDLRIMRDMRNSVNRLVNCDTANLKKTANAAAKQVEDITIIKQEIGLERLPEKIRVLAQFRLENQELTLKEVAEQIPDGPISKSGVNHRFKKIEEMAERIRSGQDVY from the coding sequence ATGGCGTCATATGCTAGTTCTGTGAAGAAGGAACTAACAGTACTCGAGGTTCATCCGGAACATGCAAAAGCAGAGTTATCAGCTTTTTTACGGATGAACGGCATTCTTTCGTTAAGGAATAAGAATTTATCTTTAGATATTGTGACGGAGAATCCGGCAATTGCGCGGAGAATCTTCTCACTAATGAAGATTGCGTATAAAATCGAGCCAGTGCTGTTGGTTTCACAGAAAATGAAATTAAAAAAGAATAACCAATACTTGGTCCGGCTGAAGACTCGTGTTAAGGAGATTCTTCAGGACCTAGACATTGTGGACGAGCACTTCGCAATCAAGACACGGGTACCGGAGAAGATAATGAAGGATGAACAGCGCACAATGAGCTATCTACGAGGGGCTTTTCTCGCAGCTGGTAGTGTCAATAATCCGGAGACTAGTCGCTATCACCTGGAGATTTATTCACTGTATGAGGAACATAATGCCGATATAGTGGCGCTCATGAATAAGTTTAACCTGAACGCGAAGGCTACGAAGCGGCGGAGTGGTTACATTGCCTACCTCAAGGGTGCAGAGAAAATCGCAGATTTTCTCCGTGTGATTGGGGCAATTAACGCAATGCTTGCATTCGAGGATCTGCGCATCATGCGGGATATGCGCAACTCGGTCAATCGGCTGGTAAACTGCGATACGGCTAACCTCAAGAAGACCGCCAATGCGGCTGCCAAACAGGTCGAGGACATTACCATAATTAAACAGGAGATTGGACTGGAACGTCTACCAGAGAAGATTCGCGTGTTGGCGCAGTTCAGGCTGGAGAATCAGGAGCTTACCTTAAAGGAAGTTGCGGAGCAGATTCCTGACGGTC
- a CDS encoding gluconeogenesis factor YvcK family protein, with protein MADGINKIVRVIKGRRPKVVVIGGGTGLPVILSALKEKNAEISAIVTVADDGGSSGAIRDYINVVPPGDIRNVLVALSELTQVELDVFQYRFNSNDSFFSGHAIGNLIIAALNEMQGNIFDAVQVLSKMMRIYGRVFPASNEPLTLHAEFADGTTASGETNISSTAKKIKRVWVTDTVGEQEPAAVLPVLAAIMQADVVVLGPGSLFTSILPNLMIQNLGDAIRQTKAEVIYICNIMTQKGETEGMTDAEHVRLINQHLGGNYVDTVLVNSAPVVMENFNAADYDEYLLPVKRDFAGLREMGCRVITDNFINMRGNGVYHNGPKVAQEILNLAFQSDNRKNGVR; from the coding sequence ATGGCGGACGGGATCAATAAGATTGTTCGGGTCATCAAAGGCCGGCGACCGAAAGTTGTCGTGATTGGCGGGGGCACGGGCTTACCGGTTATCTTATCTGCACTGAAGGAAAAGAATGCCGAGATTAGCGCCATCGTGACTGTGGCCGATGATGGTGGCTCTTCTGGTGCAATTCGTGATTATATCAATGTGGTCCCACCTGGTGATATTAGAAATGTCCTAGTTGCCCTCTCAGAGCTTACTCAAGTGGAACTGGATGTCTTTCAGTACCGGTTTAACAGTAATGATTCCTTCTTTTCGGGTCATGCAATTGGGAACCTCATCATCGCTGCATTGAACGAAATGCAGGGTAATATTTTCGATGCGGTGCAGGTATTGAGCAAGATGATGCGGATCTATGGCCGGGTTTTCCCTGCTAGTAATGAGCCGCTGACTTTACATGCTGAATTCGCTGACGGGACCACCGCTAGTGGTGAGACGAATATCTCAAGTACCGCTAAGAAAATCAAAAGAGTTTGGGTGACGGATACTGTAGGTGAACAGGAACCAGCAGCTGTCTTGCCTGTATTGGCTGCGATTATGCAGGCCGATGTGGTGGTGCTTGGACCCGGGAGCCTGTTCACTAGTATCTTGCCTAATTTAATGATTCAAAATTTGGGTGATGCGATTCGACAGACGAAGGCCGAGGTCATCTACATCTGCAACATCATGACCCAAAAAGGGGAGACGGAAGGGATGACGGACGCGGAACATGTGCGGCTGATTAACCAACACCTCGGTGGGAACTACGTTGATACGGTCCTGGTTAATTCAGCTCCTGTTGTGATGGAAAACTTCAATGCTGCAGACTATGATGAATATCTGTTGCCGGTCAAAAGAGACTTTGCTGGCTTACGGGAGATGGGTTGTCGGGTAATCACTGATAATTTCATCAATATGCGGGGCAACGGTGTCTACCATAATGGCCCCAAAGTGGCACAAGAGATCTTGAATCTGGCATTTCAATCTGATAATCGGAAGAACGGAGTGAGATAA